In Vidua chalybeata isolate OUT-0048 chromosome 9, bVidCha1 merged haplotype, whole genome shotgun sequence, a genomic segment contains:
- the LOC128792233 gene encoding brain acid soluble protein 1-like has protein sequence MPGQDALAQHRPAPAPPRPTPRRGGTAGRARPGAAARAAPAASSPGGRPLRQRQVAAHPAEGGRREGGPSPVRGPSAAAQRRHYRPATDTERRRRRLIGNSRENRPTADLPSMAPSRRAPSAPAAILGAARPPFPPSAAGEPRSPSSGCWCKARTWQC, from the exons ATGCCGGGGCAGGAcgccctggcacagcacag gcccgccccggccccacCTCGCCCGACGCCCCGGCGGGGCGGCACCGCCGGCCGAGCGCGGCCTGGGGCGGCGGCGCGAGCCGCTCCCGCTGCCTCCTCACCTGGTGGACGCCCGCTGCGCCAGCGGCAGGTCGCGGCACATCCCGCGGAGGGCGGGCGGAGGGAGGGCGGCCCGAGCCCGGTGCGCGGCCCGTCAGCGGCCGCTCAGCGCCGCCATTACCGGCCCGCAACTGACacggagcggcggcggcggcggctaATCGGAAACTCTCGCGAGAACCGGCCCACCGCCGACCTTCCCAGCATGGCGCCGTCCCGCCGGGCCCCCTCGGCGCCGGCCGCCATCTTGGGTGCGGCGCGGCCgcccttccctccctcagccGCGGGAGAGCCCCGTTCTCCG